The genomic stretch GGGCGTCCAGGAGGGCGTTGGCGGCGGCGTAGTTGCCCTGGCCCGGGGCTCCGACGGTGCCGGCGACCGACGAGAACAGCACGAACGCCGAAACGCCGGCGGTCAGTTCGTGCAAATGGAGGGCGCCGATCGCCTTCGGTGCGAGGACCGTGTCGATCCGCTCGGGGGTGAGCGAGGAGACCACGCCGTCGTCCAGGACACCGGCGGCATGGACGACCGCGCTGAGGGGGCGCGAGGCGGAGATGCCGGCCAGGACAGCCGCGAGGCTGTCCCGGTCCGCGACGTCGCAGGCGTGGGCGGTCGCGGCGGCACCGAGGCCGGCGAGTTCGTCGATCAGGTCACCGGAGTCGCCCGACCGGCTGAGCAGCGCGAGGTGACGGACGCCGTACGCGGTGACCAGGTGCCGGGCGAGCACCGGTCCGAGGCCGCCGGTGGCACCGGTGAGGAGGACCGCACCCTCGGGATCGAGGTTCAACTCACCTGTTTCTGCTGGCACTTCGGTGCGCACGAGCCGGGCGGCACGAGCGGCGCCGGAGCGCAGCGCGATCTGCGGTTCACCGGAGGCGAGGACGGCGGGCAGGACGGTAGCGGGATCCGTGCCCGGTTCGAGGTCCAGCAGCACGAACCGGTCCGGGTGCTCCGACTGCGCGGACCGCACCAGGCCCCAGACGGCTGCACCCGCCAGGTCGGGCACGTCCTCGCCCGCGACGCTGACCGCGCCGTAGGTGACGACCGCCAACGGGCGGGGGTCATCGTCCTGGAGAGCTGCGAGTGCGCTGTGCAGCGCTTCCCGTACGGCGGCGGCGTCCGACCCCGGTGCGCTGTACAGCACCCGGTGATCGTTGTCGGAGGCGTCGGTCTCCAGAGTCAGTGGCTGCCAGTCGAGGGTGAACAAGGCGTCGGCGGTGGTGTCGCGGGCGGCGCGCAGATTCGTGAGCGGTCGGGAGGCCAGCGAGGTGACCGTGGCGACCGGGGCGCCGGTGGCGTCGGCCAGGTCGACGGCGAAGGCGTCCGGCCCGGTGGGCACCAGCCGGGCGCGCAGCACGGAGGCGCCGACGGCGTGCAGGGTGACACCGGCGAACATGAAGGGCAGCCGGGCGGTGTCGTCGGCGGATCCGTCTCCGAGTAGGGCGAGGGAGTGCAGGGCCGCGTCGAAGGCGGCCGGGTGCAGGCCGAAGCGGGGGGCATCGGCGGCGGGCCGCTCCGGCAGCCGTACCTCCGCGAACACCTCTTCGCCGCGCCGCCAGGCGGCCGTCAGGGCCTGGAAGACGGGCCCGTACTCAAGTCCTGCGGCGGCGTGCCGCTCGTACAGGCCGGCGGTGTCGAGGGGTTCGGCGTCCTCAGGCGGCCAGGCGTCCAGGCGGGTGCCCGGGGTGTCGGTGCCGGCAGCGAGGAGGCCGGAGGCGTGCAGGGTCCACGGCTCGTCGGCGGGCAGGGTCTCGGCGCGGGCGTACACGTGCACCGTACGGGCGCCGGACCCGTCCGGTGCCCCGACGGCGACCTGGACGCGCACGCCGTCGTCCGGGGGCAGCATCAGCGGTACTTCCAGGGCGAGTTCCTCCAGGCGGCTGCAGCCGACCTGGTCGCCGGCGCGTACGGCGAGTTCGACCAGGGCGGTGCCGGGGACGACGACCGAGCCGCCGACGACATGGTCGGCGAGCCAGGCGTGGGTGCGCACCGACAGCCGGCCGGTGAGCACGGCGCCGTCGGAGTCGGCCAGCATGGTGGCCGCGCCGAGCAGCGGGTGGTCGGCGGAGTCCAGTCCGGCGGAGCCGACGTCTGAGACGGTGGTGGCCGTCTCGGGCCAGAACCGGTCGCGCTGGAAGGCGGTGGTGGGCAGGTCGACGGTGCGGGCACCGGTGAACAGCGCGGTCCAGTCCACGCTCGCCCCGCCGGCGTACATCTGGGCGACGGCGGTGAGCAGGGTCTCGGTCTCGTCGCGCTCGCGGCGTACGGCCGCGGCCAGCACGGCGTCGGTGTCCGTGCCGTCGGCGGTCAGGCACTCGCGGGCCATGGCCGTCAGCACGGCGTCCGGGCCGAGTTCGAGGTAGCGGGTGACGCCCTCGGCGGCGAGGGCGCGTATCCCGTCGTGGAAACGGACGGCCTCGCGCACATGGCGCACCCAGTAGTCGGGGGTGGCGAGGTCCTGGGTGGCGAGGGTGCCGGTGACGTTGGAGACGACCGGGATCGTGGCCCGGCGGAAGGTCAGGGACCGCACGACCGCCCGGAAGTCGGCCAGCATCGGTTCCATGAGCGGCGAGTGGAAGGCGTGCGAGACCTTCAGCCGCCGGCTCTTCTCGAAGCGGGCGGCAACCGCCTCGGCCTCGGTGGCCTCACCCGAAATCACCACGGAATAGGGGCCGTTGACGGCGGCGACACCGACCCGCTCGGTGAGCAGCGGGCGGATCTCCTCCTCGGTGGCGCGTACCGCGATCATCGCGCCGCCCTCGGGCAGCGCCTGCATGAGCCGGCCGCGCGCGGCCACCAGCGTGGTCGCGTCCTTCAGGTCGAGGACGCCCGCCACGTGGGCCGCGGCGATCTCGCCGATGGAATGCCCGGCCAGGTAGTCGGGGGTGAGCCCCCAGGACTGCACGAGCCGGTACAGCGCGACCTCGAACGCGAACAGCGCGGTCTGGGTGCGGGCGGTCCGGTTCAGCGGCTCGGGGTCGTCCCCGAACATCAGGTCGCGCAGGTCGTCGCCGAAGAGCCCGCAGATCTCGTCGATGGCGCGGGTGAACACCGGGAAGGATCCGTACAGTTCGCGGCCCATGCCGGCGCGCTGCGCGCCCTGTCCGGTGAACAGGAAGGCGGTCTGTCCCTTGCGGACGCGGCCGAAGGCGGCGCCCTGACCGCCCTCGGCGACCCGGGTCGCAGCCTCCATGAGCGCGTCGCGGCCTTCGCCGAGGACCACGGCTCGGTGCCGATGCGCGGTCCGGGTCGCGGCCAGGGAGTGCGCCACGTCCACCGGGTCCAGCTCACCGGCGGCGGCCACCAGGCGGGCTGCCTGCTCGCGCAGGGCACGCTCGGTGCGGCCGGAGAGCACCCACGGCACCAGCGGCGGCGCCGAGCGGGCGTCAGCCTCGGGCGTCTCTTCGGCAGGAGCCTCCTCCAGGATGGTGTGCGCGTTGGTGCCGCTGGCGCCGAAGGAGGAGACGGCGGCGCGGCGCGGGCGGCCGGGGTCGGTCCAGGGCCGGTTCTCGGTCAGCAGCCGGACCTGGCCCTGGCTCCAGTCGGCCTTGGTGGACGGCTCGTCGGCGAACAGCGACTTGGGCAGGACTTGGTGCCGTATCGCCATGACGGCCTTGATGATGCCGGCGACGCCGGCCGCGGCCTGGGTGTGCCCGATGTTGGACTTGACCGAGCCCAGCCACAGCGGGCGGTCCGCGGGCCGGTCCTGGCCGTAGGTGGCGAGCAGGGCCTGGGCCTCGATCGGGTCGCCGAGGGTGGTGCCGGTGCCGTGTGCCTCCAGCAGGTCCACGTCGGCCGGGCCGAGCTGTGCTCCGGTGAGCGCGGCACGGATGACGCGCTGCTGGGACGGCCCGTTGGGGGCGGTGAGGCCGTTGGAGGCGCCGTCCTGGTTGACGGCGGAGCCGCGCACGACGGCCAGCACCTCGTGGCCGTTGCGGCGGGCGTCGCTGAGCCGTTCGAGCACCAGCATGCCGGCGCCCTCGCCCCAGCCGGTGCCGTCGGCGGCGTCCGCGAAGGCCTTGCAGCGGCCGTCCGGGGAGAGGCCGCGCTGCCGGGAGAACGCGATGAAGTTGTTCGGCGTGGACATCACGGTGGCGCCGCCCGCGAGGGCGAGGGTGCACTCCTTGTTGCGCAGCGCCTGGACGGCCAGGTGCACCGCGACGAGCGCCGAGGAGCAGGCGGTGTCGATGGTGACGGCCGGGCCTTCCAGGCCCAGGGTGTAGGAGATGCGGCCGGAGATGACGGCGGCCAGTACACCGGTGCCGAGCGCCGCCTCGCTGTCCTCCGGCATCTTCGCCAACAGGTCTTTGTAGTCCTGCCCGTTGGTGCCCGCGAACACCCCGATCCGGGCGCCGTGCGCCGAGTCGGGGGCGATCCGGGCCCGTTCCAGGGCCTCCCACGACACCTCCAGCAGCAGCCGCTGCTGGGGGTCCATCGCGACCGCCTCGCGGGGGCTGATGCCGAAGAAGTCCGGCTCGAACCCGGCCGCGTCGTCCAGGAAGCCACCGCGCCGGACGTAGGTCTTGCCGGTGGCGTCCGGGTCGGGGTCGTAGAGCGCGTCGACGTCCCAGCCCCGGTCCTCGGGGAAGTCACCGATGGCGTCGGTGCCGTCGTGGACGAGCCGCCAGAACTCCTCCGGGGTGGTCACACCGCCGGGGAAGCGGCAGCTCATCCCGACGATGGCGACGGGTTCCCGGTCCTGGGTCTCCACCTCGCGCAGCCGCTGACGGGTCTGGGCCAGGTCGGCGGAGACCCGCTTGAGGTAGGAGAGCAGCTTTTCGTCGTTGGTCATCGGGTGTCGCCACTCCTGTGCGAAGAGGTGGACCGCGGTGGGGCCGGGGTGTCGTGGGAGGGCCGCCTCACGGGTGGACCCGTGCGGCGTGGGAGGCTCGGCTCACGCCGAGCCGAGTTCGTTGTCGATGAAGGCGAAGACGTCGTCGGCGGAGGCGCCCTCCAGCCGTCCGGCGACGGTGTCGGCGTCCTGGCCGAGGATCTTGTTCAGGTCGCCCAGCAACGACTGCAGACGGGTGGTGATCCGGCCCTGCTCGATGTCCTCGGCGGCGAGGTCGCCCAGCCGGGCCGCGACCCGGTCGAGTTCGGCGACGACCGAGTCCACGGAGGTGCCGGCGCCCGCGAGTTCGGTCCCCAGGTACTTGGCGAGGGCGGCCGGGGTGGCGTAGTCGAAGATGAGCGTGGCCGGCAACGGCACCCCGGCGGCACTGCTGATCCGGTTGCGCAGATCGACCGAGGTGAGCGAGTCGAAGCCCAGGTCGCGGAAGGCGGTGGCCGGCTCGACCGCGTCGGCACTGCCGTAGCCGAGGACCGCTGCGGCCTGCCCGCACACCAACTCCTGTAGAGCGCGCTCGCGTTCACCGCCCGTGAGACCGGCGAGCTTCTCGGCGAAGCCGTCCACCGCGCTAGCCTCGGCGCCCCCGCCCGTGCCGCGCCGCGCCTCGGGCAGCGCGGACAGCAGGGCGCTGGGCCGGCTCGACGTGAACGCGGGCGCGAACACGGACCAGTCGACGTCGGCGACGGTGACGGTGGTGTCCGCGCCGTTCAGGGCGCGGCCGAGTGCGGTCAGGGCGCGCTCGGGGTCGAGGAGGTGCATGCCCATCGCGCGGGCGGCCGAGCGAACCGTGCCGTGGGCGGCCATGCCGTCGCCGCCCCACGGTCCCCAGGCCACCGAGGTGCCGGGCAGTCCGGCCGCGCGCCGGTGCTCGGCGAGGGCGTCGAGGAAGGCGTTGGCGGCGGCGTAGTTGGCCTGGCCGGCGCCGCCGACCGTGGCGGTCAGGGACGAGAAGAGGACGAACGCCGACAGGTCGCGGTCCGCGGTGAGTTCGTGCAGATGGCGGGCGGAGCGGGCCTTGGCGGCGAGGACGCCGGCGAACCGCTCGGGGGTGAGCGCGTCCAGGACGCCGTCGTCGAGGACTCCGGCCAGGTGCATGACGGCGGTGAGGGGGTGCTCGTCCGGTACGGAGTCCAGCAGCGCGGCGAGCGCCTCGCGGTCGGCCACGTCGCAGGCGGCGAGGGTCGCCTTCGCGCCGGCGTCGGTGAGTTCGCGGACNNNNNNNNNNNNNNNNNNNNNNNNNNNNNNNNNNNNNNNNNNNNNNNNNNNNNNNNNNNNNNNNNNNNNNNNNNNNNNNNNNNNNNNNNNNNNNNNNNNNNNNNNNNNNNNNNNNNNNNNNNNNNNNNNNNNNNNNNNNNNNNNNNNNNNNNNNNNNNNNNNNNNNNNNNNNNNNNNNNNNNNNNNNNNNNNNNNNNNNNNNNNNNNNNNNNNNNNNNNNNNNNNNNNNNNNNNNNNNNNNNNNNNNNNNNNNNNNNNNNNNNNNNNNNNNNNNNNNNNNNNNNNNNNGTGCCGGACGGCTTCCAGGGGGCGCCGGCACGGGCCGGGGCGTGCTCCAGACGGCGGCCGTAGGCGCCGGACTCCCGGATGACGACCTGGTCCTCACCGCCCGCGTCGCCGAGCAGCGCGGCCAGCCGGGCGACGGTCTGCGGACCGATCTCGGCGGGCAGGTCGATCAGACCGCCCCAGCGGTCGGGGTGTTCGAGAGCGGCGACCCGGCCGAGGCCCCACACCTGGGCCTGCGCGAAGCCGGAGACCTCGGCGGCCGGCCCATGGGAGACGGCATCGCGGGTGACGCACCACAGCGGTGCGGTGATCTCGGTGTCCCCAAGTGCCTGTACGAGGGCGGCAGTCGAGGTCAGTTCGGTGACCGGCGCCAGCAGGGACAACACACCGTCGACACCGCCCCGGCCGGCCAGCAGCCCGGCCAGTTCGGTACGGCCGGCGGCTTCCGGTGCCGTCACGCTGTCGACGTGCAGGCCCCGGTCGGTGAGTCCGGTCAGGACAGCGCTCGTCCACGGGTCGTCGCAGGCGGGGACGACGGCCAGCCAGTGGCCGCCGAGCGCCGGGGTGGCGGCGGGGGCCAGCGGTTCCCAGGTGACGCGGTAACGCCAGCCGTCGGCGGTGGCGTTGGCCTGCCGCTGCTCGTGCCAGGCGGCCAGGGCCGGTACGACGGCGGCGACGGACGTCTCGTCGGCGACGCCGAGGGTGGCGGCGACGGCGGTCACGTCCTGCTCCCGGACCAGCTCCCAGAACGGGTCGGCCGCGTCACCGCCCGCGCGAGCCGCCGCGGAGCGCTCGGCCTGCAGGATGGGCGCGTCCTCCCAGTGCCGGTCGCGGCGGAACGGATAGGTGGGCAGATCGGCTTTCCGGCCGCCGGCGAACACGACCGTCCAGTCGGGGCCGGTGCCGGTCAGGTGCAGGCGGCACACGGCGTCGATGAGGGCGGCGTCCTCGTCCCGGTCGCGGCGCTGGGTGCCGATGACGTCGGGCACCACGCCCTGCGCCATGGTGGTGAGCACCGCGTCGGGGCCGACCTCCAGGAAGCGGGTGGCGCCTTCGGCGGCCAGCGCGGTCACCCCGTCGTGGAAGCGGACGGCCTCACGGACGTGCCGTACCCAGTACTCGGGCGAGGTGAGTTCGTCGGCCATGCGGCCGGTGACGTTGGAGACGACCGGCAGGGCGGGCTCGTGGAAGGTGAGGCCGGCCAGTACCTCGCGGAACGCGTCGAGCATGGGGTCCATGCGACGGGAGTGGAAGGCGTGGGACACCTTCAGCCGGGTGGTCTTCTCCACCTTCGCGGCGACGGCGAGTACGGCCTCCTCGTCGCCCGAGACCACCACCGCACGCGGGCCGTTGACGGCCGCGATGTCGACGCCGTCGGTGAGCAGCGGCGTGACCTCGGCCTCGGAGGCGAGCAGGGACACCATCGTGCCGCCGGCCGGCAGTTCCTGCATCAGCCGGCCGCGGGCCGCGACCAGCACGACCGCGTCCTTCAGCTCCAGGACACCGGCGACGTGCGCGGCGACAACCTCGCCGATGGAGTGTCCGGCGAGCAGGTCCGGGCGGATGCCCCAGTGCTCCAGCAGCCGGTACAGGGCGGTCTCGAAGGTGAACAGGGCTGCCTGCGTGTAGACGGTCTGGTGCAGCGGGGACGCGGCCGGGTCGGCGGGCTCCTCGAACATCACCTCGCGCAGCGGCCGGTCCAGGTGGGCGTCGAAGGCGGCGCAGATCTCGTCGAAGGCGGCGGCGAACACCGGGAACGCGGCGTGCAGCGTGCGGCCCATGCCGGGCCGCTGGGAACCCTGGCCGGAGAACAGGATGCCGAGCCGGCCGGGTTCAGGGACCACGACGGCCGCCTGGCTGCCGTCGGCGACGGCGCGCAGCGAGGCCAGCAGTTCGTGCCGGTCGCGGCCGGTGACGGCGGCCCGGTGAGTGAACAGGGCGCGCGTGGTGGCCAGCGAGTACCCGACGTCGTACGGGTCGAGGTCACCGGCGGCCGTGAGCAGCCGCTCCGCCTGCCGCTGGACGGCGTCGGAGCCCTTGCCGGACAGCACCCACGGGACGACGGGCAGCGCGGCACGCTCGGGGGCGGGCCGGTCGGTGTCGGCGGGCGGCGCCTCTTCGAGGATGGTGTGGGCGTTGGTGCCGGAGATGCCGAAGGAGGAGACGCCGGCGCGGCGCGGGCGGCCGTCGGGGGTGTCCCAGGACTGGGGCTCGGTGAGCAGGCGGATGTCGCCCGCGGTCCAGTCGACGGCGGTGCTGGGCTTCTCCACGTGCAAGGTGCGCGGCAGGGTGCCGTGGCGCATCGCCATGACCATCTTGATGACGGCGCCGACACCGGCCGCGGCCTGCGGGTGGCCCATGTTGGACTTGATGGAGCCGAGCCAGATCGGCCGGTTCTCCGGCCGGTCCTGCCCGTACGCGGCGATGACGGCCTGGGCCTCGATGGGGTCGCCGAGGGTGGTGCCGGTGCCGTGCGCCTCGACCGCGTCGATGTGGTGCGGGGCGAGCCGGGCGTCGGCGAGGGCCTGCTGGATGACGCGGATCTGGGCCGGACCGCTCGGCGCGGTCAGGCCGTTGGAGGCGCCGTCCTGGTTGACGGCGCTGCCGCGGACGACGGCGAGCACCTCGTGGCCGCTCCGCAGGGCGTCGGACAGCCGCTCCACGAGCAGCATCCCGGCGCCCTCGGCCCAGGCGGCGCCCGCGGCATCGTCGGAGAAGGAGTGGCAGCGCCCGTCGGGGGACAGCGCGCGGCGCTCGCTGAACTCGATGAACATCTCGGGGCTGGCCATGACGGCGGCGCCGCCCGCGAGCGCCAGCGAACACTCCCCCTTGCGCAGCGACTGGATCGCCGAGTGCAGCGCCACCAGGGAGGAGGAGCAGGCGGTGTCCATGGTGACCGCGGGGCCCTCCAGGCCCAGGGTGTAGGCGATACGGCCGGAGACGATACTGCCGGAGATGGTGCCGCCGATGTAGTCGTGGTGCATCAGGCCGACGAAGACACCGGTCGGGGTGCCCTTGACCGTGTGGGGGTCGATGCCTGCGCGCTCGAAGGCCTCCCAGGCGACCTCCAGCAGCAGCCGCTGCTGCGGGTCGGTGCCGGGCGCGTCCTTGGGGCTGATGCCGAAGAACGCGGGGTCGCATTCGGCGGCGTCGTGCAGGAAGCCGCCGTGGCGGACATAGGACTTGCCGGGGGCGCCGGGCTCGGGGTCGTAGATCGCCTCGACGTCCCAGCCGCGGTCGGTGGGGAACTCGGTGACGACGTCGATGCCCTCGTGCACGATGCGCCACAGGTCCTCCGGGGTGCGCACGCCCCCGGGGTAGCGGCAGCCCATGCCGATGATGGCGACGGGCTCGCGGTCCCGCTCCTCCAGCTCCCGTACGCGGCGGCGGCTGCGCTCCAGCTCGGTCGTGGCCCGCTTGAGGTAGTCGCGGAGCTTGCCGGCCGTGGCCGAGTCTTCCATCACTGGGCTCCCAGTTCGTTGTCGAGCTTGGCGAAGAGTTCTTCGTCGCTGGCTTCCCGGAAGTCCGCCGGCGCCTCGGGCGCGGGGTGACGTCCGTGGGTGTCCTGCCAGCTGCGCAGCAGCGCTTCGAGGCGCGCGGTGACGCGGGCGTGGCTGCCGTCCTGGTCGGGCAGGCCGTGCAGGGCGGTTTCGAGGCGGTCCAGCTCGGCCAGCGCCGACCGGGTGAGGTCGGCCGGTCCGGGCACGAGCGCGGTCTTGAGGTGGACGGCGAGGGTGAGGGGGGTGGGCTGGTCGAAGACGAGCGTCGCCGGCAGGGTGAGGCCGGTGGCGCCCGCGAGGAGGTTGCGCAGTTCGACGGCGGCGAGCGAGTCGAAGCCCATGTCCTGGAAGGCGCGCCCCGGGTCGACCGACTCCGGCGAGGGGTGCCCGAGTACGCCGGCGACGTGGGTGCGGACCAACTCCAGCAGGGCGCGGTCCCGTTCGGCTTCGGCCNNNNNNNNNNNNNNNNNNNNNNNNNNNNNNNNNNNNNNNNNNNNNNNNNNNNNNNNNNNNNNNNNNNNNNNNNNNNNNNNNNNNNNNNNNNNNNNNNNNNNNNNNNNNNNNNNNNNNNNNNNNNNNNNNNNNNNNNNNNNNNNNNNNNNNNNNNNNNNNNNNNNNNNNNNNNNNNNNNNNNNNNNNNNNNNNNNNNNNNNNNNNNNNNNNNNNNNNNNNNNNNNNNNNNNNNNNNNNNNNNNNNNNNNNNNNNNNNNNNNNNNNNNNNNNNNNNNNNNNNNNNNNNNNNNNNNNNNNNNNNNNNNNNNNNNNNNNNNNNNNNNNNNNNNNNNNNNNNNNNNNNNNNNNNNNNNNNNNNNNNNNNNNNNNNNNNNNNNNNNNNNNNNNNNNNNNNNNNNNNNNNNNNNNNNNNNNNNNNNNNNNNNNNNNNNNNNNNNNNNNNNNNNNNNNNNNNNNNNNNNNNNNNNNNNNNNNNNNNNNNNNNNNNNNNNNNNNNNNNNNNNNNNNNNNNNNNNNNNNNNNNNNNNNNNNNNNNNNNNNNNNNNNNNNNNNNNNNNNNNNNNNNNNNNNNNNNNNNNNNNNNNNNNNNNNNNNNNNNNNNNNNNNNNNNNNNNNNNNNNNNNNNNNNNNNNNNNNNNNNNNNNNNNNNNNNNNNNNNNNNNNNNNNNNNNNNNNNNNNNNNNNNNNNNNNNNNNNNNNNNNNNNNNNNNNNNNNNNNNNNNNNNNNNNNNNNNNNNNNNNNNNNNNNNNNNNNNNNNNNNNNNNNNNNNNNNNNNNNNNNNNNNNNNNNNNNNNNNNNNNNNNNNNNNNNNNNNNNNNNNNNNNNNNNNNNNNNNNNNNNNNNNNNNNNNNNNNNNNNNNNNNNNNNNNNNNNNNNNNNNNNNNNNNNNNNNNNNNNNNNNNNNNNNNNNNNNNNNNNNNNNNNNNNNNNNNNNNNNNNNNNNNNNNNNNNNNNNNNNNNNNNNNNNNNNNNNNNNNNNNNNNNNNNNNNNNNNNNNNNNNNNNNNNNNNNNNNNNNNNNNNNNNNNNNNNNNNNNNNNNNNNNNNNNNNNNNNNNNNNNNNNNNNNNNNNNNNNNNNNNNNNNNNNNNNNNNNNNNNNNNNNNNNNNNNNNNNNNNNNNNNNNNNNNNNNNNNNNNNNNNNNNCGGGTACGCCGTCCGGCCGGGCGCGCAGCGCGGCGGCGTCCAGCCGTACGGGTACCAGTACGGCGTCCTCGGCGCTGAGTCCGGCGTCGAAGGTGCGCAGACCCTGGGACGGGGTCAGCGGCGGCAGGCCGAGGCGGCGCAGCCGCTCCAGGTCGGCGGCGTCGATGCCGGCGCTCATGCCGCCGGAGCCGGACCACAGGCCGTACGCGAGGGAGACCGCGGGCAGGCCGAGTGCACGGCGGTGCGCGGCGAGGCCGTCGAGGAAGGTGTTGGCGGCGGCGTAGTTGGCCTGGCCGCCGCCGACCAGCAGACCGGCGGTGGAGGACAGCAGCACGAAGGCCGACAGGTCCTTGCCGCGGGTCAGTTCGTGCAGGTTCCAGGCGGCGTCCACCTTGGGCCGCAGCACCCGGTCGACCTTGTCCGCGTCCAGGGTGGCCAGCACACCGTTGTCGACGACGCCGGCGGCGTGCACCACGGCCCGTACGTCGTGCCCGTGCCCGTCGAGCAGCGCGGCCAGCTCTGCGCGGTCGGCGGCGTCGCACCGGGCGAGGGTCACCTCGGCGCCCAACTCGGTCAATTCATCGCCCAGTTCGGTCGCCCCCGGGGCGTCCGCGCCGCGCCGCCCGGCCAGCAGCAGGCGCCTTACGCCGTGCTCGGTGACCAGGTGACGGGCGATCAGGGCGCCGAGGCCGCCGGTGCCGCCGGTGATCAGGACGGTGCCGTCCGGGTCCCAGGCGAGCGGTCCGCCGGGCTTGGCGCGGGCCAGCCGCGGCACCCGTACCTCGCCGTCCCGCACCGCGACCTCCGGTTCGCCGGAGGCGAGGGCCGTGGCGAGAGCGGGGCCCGGGCCGGCGCTGCCGTCGCTGTCGACCAGCAGGAACCGGCCGGGGTTCTCGGCCTGGGCGGCGCGGACGAGTCCGTACAGCGGGGCGTGGGTGAGGTCGCCGGTGCGCAGGAGCACGGCCAGCCGACGGTCGGCACGGTGCTCGTCGGCCGGCCAGGTGCGCAGAGTGTCCAGGGTGGCGTTCACCCGGTCCCGTACCAGGGCGGGCAGGTCCGTTACGGCGTCGGGCGCGGTCGGTACGGCCAGGACCACCAGCTCGGGGACCTGGTCGGTGGAGGTGAGGGCGGCGAGGTCGGGGTACTGGGGCGCGTCGAGACCGGTGTCGGCGCGGTCGGCATCATCAAGGATTGCGCTGCCTAGGCCGCACACGGCCAGGGCGGGCATGGCGGCCGTGGCCGGGCCGGGTGCCGGGACGAGGTCGAGCCGGTGGAGCGGGTCGTCGCCGTCCCCGGCGAGCTGCTCGGCGGAGACGGGGCGGGCCACG from Streptomyces roseochromogenus subsp. oscitans DS 12.976 encodes the following:
- a CDS encoding beta-ketoacyl reductase translates to VRELTDAGAKATLAACDVADREALAALLDSVPDEHPLTAVMHLAGVLDDGVLDALTPERFAGVLAAKARSARHLHELTADRDLSAFVLFSSLTATVGGAGQANYAAANAFLDALAEHRRAAGLPGTSVAWGPWGGDGMAAHGTVRSAARAMGMHLLDPERALTALGRALNGADTTVTVADVDWSVFAPAFTSSRPSALLSALPEARRGTGGGAEASAVDGFAEKLAGLTGGERERALQELVCGQAAAVLGYGSADAVEPATAFRDLGFDSLTSVDLRNRISSAAGVPLPATLIFDYATPAALAKYLGTELAGAGTSVDSVVAELDRVAARLGDLAAEDIEQGRITTRLQSLLGDLNKILGQDADTVAGRLEGASADDVFAFIDNELGSA
- a CDS encoding phosphopantetheine-binding protein, with the translated sequence AEAERDRALLELVRTHVAGVLGHPSPESVDPGRAFQDMGFDSLAAVELRNLLAGATGLTLPATLVFDQPTPLTLAVHLKTALVPGPADLTRSALAELDRLETALHGLPDQDGSHARVTARLEALLRSWQDTHGRHPAPEAPADFREASDEELFAKLDNELGAQ
- a CDS encoding type I polyketide synthase, translated to MEDSATAGKLRDYLKRATTELERSRRRVRELEERDREPVAIIGMGCRYPGGVRTPEDLWRIVHEGIDVVTEFPTDRGWDVEAIYDPEPGAPGKSYVRHGGFLHDAAECDPAFFGISPKDAPGTDPQQRLLLEVAWEAFERAGIDPHTVKGTPTGVFVGLMHHDYIGGTISGSIVSGRIAYTLGLEGPAVTMDTACSSSLVALHSAIQSLRKGECSLALAGGAAVMASPEMFIEFSERRALSPDGRCHSFSDDAAGAAWAEGAGMLLVERLSDALRSGHEVLAVVRGSAVNQDGASNGLTAPSGPAQIRVIQQALADARLAPHHIDAVEAHGTGTTLGDPIEAQAVIAAYGQDRPENRPIWLGSIKSNMGHPQAAAGVGAVIKMVMAMRHGTLPRTLHVEKPSTAVDWTAGDIRLLTEPQSWDTPDGRPRRAGVSSFGISGTNAHTILEEAPPADTDRPAPERAALPVVPWVLSGKGSDAVQRQAERLLTAAGDLDPYDVGYSLATTRALFTHRAAVTGRDRHELLASLRAVADGSQAAVVVPEPGRLGILFSGQGSQRPGMGRTLHAAFPVFAAAFDEICAAFDAHLDRPLREVMFEEPADPAASPLHQTVYTQAALFTFETALYRLLEHWGIRPDLLAGHSIGEVVAAHVAGVLELKDAVVLVAARGRLMQELPAGGTMVSLLASEAEVTPLLTDGVDIAAVNGPRAVVVSGDEEAVLAVAAKVEKTTRLKVSHAFHSRRMDPMLDAFREVLAGLTFHEPALPVVSNVTGRMADELTSPEYWVRHVREAVRFHDGVTALAAEGATRFLEVGPDAVLTTMAQGVVPDVIGTQRRDRDEDAALIDAVCRLHLTGTGPDWTVVFAGGRKADLPTYPFRRDRHWEDAPILQAERSAAARAGGDAADPFWELVREQDVTAVAATLGVADETSVAAVVPALAAWHEQRQANATADGWRYRVTWEPLAPAATPALGGHWLAVVPACDDPWTSAVLTGLTDRGLHVDSVTAPEAAGRTELAGLLAGRGGVDGVLSLLAPVTELTSTAALVQALGDTEITAPLWCVTRDAVSHGPAAEVSGFAQAQVWGLGRVAALEHPDRWGGLIDLPAEIGPQTVARLAALLGDAGGEDQVVIRESGAYGRRLEHAPARAGAPWKPSGT